In a single window of the Trueperaceae bacterium genome:
- a CDS encoding hemolysin family protein: MNGWWGIFWLVVLLAGNAFFVAAEFAVLAARRAQVEPLAEAGNPAARVALWAMEHASLMLACSQLGITVCSLLILNVSEPSIHRLVEGPLHALGLSESLTSGVSFALALVLVTFLHVTLGEMVPKNIAFSRPGPSVLLLGPALAGVARVTRPAITALDRTANWFVRRLGVEPRGEATAAFTLDQVATIVAESERAGLFRDVSGTVTKAFEFTAKRASDLAVPLRSLVTLPRRVTPREVEEAVGRHGHSRYVLVDERGEMVGYVHFKDVIALPDSSVDAPLPERSVRRLAAVPGDAEAEEVLAFMRSSGSHLAVVRGAAGEVLGVLFLEDIVEELIGEVRDISSRRAAEV, encoded by the coding sequence GTGAACGGCTGGTGGGGCATCTTCTGGCTGGTCGTCCTCCTGGCCGGCAACGCCTTCTTCGTGGCCGCCGAGTTCGCCGTCCTGGCCGCCAGGCGCGCGCAGGTGGAGCCGCTGGCCGAGGCCGGCAACCCGGCGGCGCGGGTCGCGCTGTGGGCGATGGAGCACGCCTCGCTGATGCTGGCCTGCTCGCAGCTCGGCATCACCGTCTGCTCCCTGCTGATCCTCAACGTCTCCGAGCCGTCGATCCACCGCCTGGTGGAGGGTCCGCTGCACGCCCTGGGCCTGAGCGAGTCGCTGACCTCCGGCGTGTCGTTCGCCCTCGCGCTGGTGCTCGTCACCTTCCTGCACGTCACGCTCGGCGAGATGGTGCCGAAGAACATCGCCTTCTCGCGCCCCGGTCCGTCGGTGCTGCTCCTCGGGCCCGCGCTGGCCGGCGTGGCCCGCGTCACGCGACCGGCGATCACGGCTCTCGACCGCACCGCGAACTGGTTCGTGAGGCGCCTGGGCGTGGAGCCGCGGGGGGAGGCTACGGCGGCCTTCACCCTCGACCAGGTCGCGACCATAGTGGCCGAGTCGGAGCGGGCGGGGCTGTTCAGGGACGTGAGCGGCACCGTCACGAAGGCGTTCGAGTTCACCGCCAAGCGCGCGAGCGACCTGGCCGTGCCGCTGCGCTCGCTGGTGACCCTGCCGCGCCGCGTCACGCCTCGGGAGGTGGAGGAGGCCGTCGGCAGGCACGGGCACTCGCGCTACGTCCTCGTGGACGAGCGCGGGGAGATGGTCGGCTACGTCCACTTCAAGGACGTGATCGCGTTGCCCGATTCGTCGGTGGACGCGCCGCTGCCCGAGCGCAGCGTCAGGCGCCTCGCCGCCGTGCCGGGGGACGCCGAGGCCGAGGAGGTGCTCGCCTTCATGCGCAGCTCCGGCTCGCACCTCGCCGTCGTCAGGGGCGCCGCGGGCGAGGTCCTCGGCGTGCTCTTCCTCGAGGACATCGTCGAGGAGCTGATAGGCGAGGTGCGCGACATCTCGAGCCGCCGCGCCGCCGAGGTGTAG
- a CDS encoding MFS transporter: protein MTTPAGALQAVEPATYDEELRRVQARRITGALLVGQSLGSAGTVAAATVAAIVGAELSGLTSLAGLPAAVNQVGIAVGSLAWSRLSDTLGRRGALSLALVTGALGAALAMTGVALGSLPLVLLGLVVSGSGNAAVQLGRFVAAEVTPRAQRARAIATVVLGGTVGSVLGPALVAPTGRLMESLGLSEIAGPYIATAVGFLLTAALLFTFLRPEPRLIGAALGARERGRAEEAPPRTVREMLGDANVRAAVTCIVTAHMVMVGLMQMTSLHMHDHDHSLASISVVFSSHTFGMFAFSVVSGWLTDRWGRKRVATLGAAILLAACALAPLSPSVPPVAFALFLLGLGWNLCYVSGSALLSDALSTAEKGRMQGFNDLLVGGSAAAAALLGGLVMATAGYTVMAILGFVATLPLLVLVVRLPAVRVSVAGAAGSD, encoded by the coding sequence GTGACGACGCCAGCCGGCGCCCTCCAGGCCGTCGAGCCGGCCACCTACGACGAGGAGCTGAGGCGCGTGCAGGCGCGCCGCATCACCGGCGCGCTCCTCGTCGGCCAGAGCCTCGGCTCGGCCGGCACGGTGGCCGCGGCCACCGTCGCCGCGATCGTCGGGGCGGAGCTGTCCGGCCTCACGTCGCTCGCCGGCCTCCCGGCGGCCGTGAACCAGGTGGGCATCGCCGTGGGCTCGCTGGCGTGGAGCCGCCTCTCGGACACGCTCGGCCGGCGCGGCGCGCTCAGCCTGGCGCTGGTCACGGGTGCCCTCGGCGCCGCTCTCGCCATGACAGGCGTCGCGCTCGGCAGCCTGCCGCTCGTGCTCCTCGGCCTCGTGGTGTCCGGCTCCGGCAACGCGGCCGTGCAGCTCGGCCGCTTCGTGGCCGCCGAGGTGACGCCGCGGGCGCAGCGCGCCCGCGCCATCGCCACCGTGGTGCTGGGCGGCACGGTGGGCAGCGTGCTCGGACCCGCCCTCGTCGCGCCCACCGGCCGCCTCATGGAGTCGCTGGGCCTCAGCGAGATCGCCGGCCCCTACATCGCCACGGCGGTCGGGTTCCTCCTGACGGCGGCGCTGCTGTTCACGTTCCTGCGCCCCGAGCCGCGGCTGATCGGCGCGGCGCTGGGGGCGCGGGAGCGCGGCCGGGCCGAGGAGGCCCCGCCCCGCACGGTGCGGGAGATGCTCGGCGACGCCAACGTGCGCGCGGCCGTCACCTGCATAGTCACGGCGCACATGGTCATGGTCGGGCTGATGCAGATGACGTCCCTGCACATGCACGACCACGACCACTCGCTGGCGAGCATCTCGGTCGTCTTCTCGAGCCACACGTTCGGCATGTTCGCTTTCTCCGTGGTGTCCGGCTGGCTCACCGACAGGTGGGGCCGCAAGCGCGTGGCCACGCTCGGCGCCGCGATCCTGCTCGCCGCCTGCGCCCTGGCGCCCCTCTCCCCGAGCGTGCCGCCGGTGGCCTTCGCCCTGTTCCTGCTGGGCCTGGGCTGGAACCTCTGCTACGTCTCCGGCTCGGCGCTGCTCTCCGACGCGCTGTCCACGGCCGAGAAGGGGCGCATGCAGGGCTTCAACGACCTGCTCGTCGGCGGCTCCGCCGCGGCGGCCGCGCTGCTGGGCGGCCTCGTGATGGCCACCGCCGGCTACACGGTCATGGCCATCCTGGGCTTCGTGGCGACCCTGCCCCTGCTGGTTCTCGTGGTCCGCCTGCCCGCCGTGCGCGTCAGCGTCGCCGGCGCCGCCGGCAGCGACTGA
- the iolD gene encoding 3D-(3,5/4)-trihydroxycyclohexane-1,2-dione acylhydrolase (decyclizing) translates to MPTLRATVGQAVVRFLAAQYSERDGARRRLVPGVWAIFGHGNVAGLGQALEELGDELELPTYRPQNEQAMVHAAAAYAKHVNRLATFACTASIGPGSANMLTAAAGATINRLPVLLLPSDLFASRRPDPVLQQLEHPLEHDVTVNDAFRPVSRFFARVDRPEQLLSVLPAAMRVLTDPVETGAVTIALPEDVQAEAFDWPAAFFEERVWRVPRPVPEPEAVAAAADVLREAERPLIVAGGGVVYSEATAELAAFAERHGVPVVETQAGKGALPWDHPWNAGPVGANGGSAANELAAEADVILAVGTRLSDFTTASMTAFRRPGVRFVGLNVAPADAFKVGAVPLVADARRGLAALSRSLGGWRAPELYALEVTSLKDAWHGEVDKLRRLGPPVAATGGGGEEGPSERVPGAMISQAEVIGIVNEVFGGRATAINAAGSMPGDLMKLWRPEDPKAYHVEYGFSCMGYEIPAGIGVKLAEPEREVVVFIGDGSYLMANSEIVTAVAEGLSLTVVVVDNHGFQSIHGLQRSVGSPSFGNELRARDRRTGRLDGPVVSVDYASHAAAMGAAAVEAHSAADLRSALEAARAAQGVTVVVVRVHPERRVGSYGSWWDVPVAEVSGRASVRAAREAYEEARRRAVEHRAGATAEVEA, encoded by the coding sequence ATGCCGACACTGAGGGCCACGGTCGGCCAGGCCGTGGTCAGGTTCCTGGCCGCCCAGTACAGCGAGCGCGACGGCGCTAGGCGCCGGCTCGTGCCCGGCGTGTGGGCGATCTTCGGCCACGGCAACGTGGCCGGCCTGGGGCAGGCGCTGGAGGAGCTCGGCGACGAGCTCGAGCTGCCCACGTACCGCCCGCAGAACGAGCAGGCCATGGTGCACGCCGCGGCGGCCTACGCCAAGCACGTCAACAGGCTTGCCACGTTCGCCTGCACGGCCTCGATAGGCCCCGGCAGCGCGAACATGCTCACGGCCGCGGCCGGCGCGACGATCAACCGCCTGCCCGTGCTGCTCCTGCCCTCCGACCTCTTCGCCTCGCGGCGGCCCGACCCGGTGCTGCAGCAGCTCGAGCACCCGCTCGAGCACGACGTCACCGTCAACGACGCGTTCCGGCCGGTGTCGCGCTTCTTCGCCCGCGTCGACAGGCCGGAGCAGCTCCTCTCGGTGCTGCCCGCCGCGATGCGCGTGCTGACGGACCCGGTCGAGACCGGCGCCGTGACGATCGCGCTGCCCGAGGACGTGCAGGCCGAGGCGTTCGACTGGCCGGCGGCGTTCTTCGAGGAGCGCGTGTGGCGCGTGCCCCGCCCGGTGCCGGAGCCGGAGGCCGTGGCCGCGGCGGCCGACGTGCTCCGCGAGGCCGAGCGGCCGCTGATCGTCGCCGGCGGCGGCGTCGTCTACTCCGAGGCCACCGCCGAGCTGGCCGCCTTCGCGGAGCGCCACGGCGTGCCGGTCGTCGAGACGCAGGCGGGCAAGGGCGCACTGCCCTGGGACCACCCGTGGAACGCCGGCCCCGTGGGGGCCAACGGCGGCAGCGCCGCGAACGAGCTCGCCGCCGAGGCCGACGTGATCCTCGCGGTGGGCACGCGCCTCTCCGACTTCACGACGGCCTCGATGACGGCCTTCCGTAGGCCCGGCGTGCGGTTCGTGGGGCTCAACGTCGCCCCCGCCGACGCCTTCAAGGTCGGGGCGGTGCCCCTCGTCGCCGACGCCAGGCGCGGCCTGGCGGCCCTGTCGCGGTCCCTCGGCGGTTGGCGCGCGCCGGAGCTCTACGCCCTCGAGGTCACGAGCCTCAAGGACGCCTGGCACGGCGAGGTGGACAAGCTGCGCCGCCTGGGCCCGCCCGTCGCCGCGACCGGCGGCGGGGGCGAGGAGGGCCCCAGCGAGCGCGTCCCCGGCGCGATGATCTCGCAGGCCGAGGTGATCGGCATCGTCAACGAGGTGTTCGGGGGCCGCGCGACCGCGATCAACGCCGCCGGCAGCATGCCCGGCGACCTCATGAAGCTGTGGCGCCCCGAGGACCCGAAGGCCTACCACGTCGAGTACGGCTTCTCGTGCATGGGCTACGAGATCCCGGCCGGCATCGGCGTCAAGCTCGCCGAGCCCGAGCGCGAGGTCGTCGTGTTCATCGGCGACGGCTCTTACCTGATGGCGAACTCCGAGATCGTCACGGCCGTCGCCGAGGGCCTCAGCCTCACCGTGGTCGTCGTCGACAACCACGGCTTCCAGTCGATCCACGGGCTGCAGCGCTCGGTCGGCTCGCCGTCGTTCGGGAACGAGCTGAGGGCGCGGGACCGGCGCACGGGCCGGCTGGACGGGCCCGTGGTGAGCGTCGACTACGCGTCGCACGCCGCCGCCATGGGCGCCGCCGCCGTGGAGGCGCACTCCGCGGCAGACCTGAGGTCGGCGCTGGAGGCGGCGCGCGCCGCCCAGGGCGTCACCGTGGTCGTCGTGCGCGTGCACCCCGAGCGCCGCGTGGGCTCGTACGGGTCGTGGTGGGACGTGCCCGTGGCCGAGGTCTCCGGCCGGGCCAGCGTGCGGGCGGCCCGCGAGGCGTACGAGGAGGCCAGGCGGCGCGCCGTGGAGCACCGCGCCGGCGCGACGGCGGAGGTGGAGGCATGA